A genomic window from Sphingobacterium spiritivorum includes:
- a CDS encoding TonB-dependent siderophore receptor, with protein MSNSTLSILFAILIYAGSHPGVVHAQSADTVRRLEEVVINTEHKKYKTDTVSTITRTQTPLLQTPQSIQVISQQTILDLQASTLNELSSVMTGVKANSGMGSFSMRGFTGYYPFGSGFITFNGVRGNLYLWSQQPLLYNVQQVEVLRGPAAVLFSEGAPGGVINFTTKKPLSAKQLQLTASYGSWNSKRFSADMTGPLSKDRKWLYRAIAGYDQGNSFRDYQDVRNLLLAPSLTYLINDKSKLDLEVNYAYAKAVQQYDRGTYVYTRPDGSFDFNYYPDNLTIQSPSDYGKTHNTSVTLTYENKLSKDLRLSVIQRYIRSKFDYTDHIVSGIIRNDSISRGYQDWLYDQYNWQTTGFLEYKIKTGALEHQVLGGVDYNNYGWYKNDYRNSAATRISIFNPDYSLDPPAANPEKDYYDDNKQRISLIGSYIQDQISYKNLTLLLSMRYDSYDLVRTPLSARDSEQGNQSKTDAWIPRVGLVYAIQKNLTVYGSYTKSFTPQNSNSVKNGGPFPPRIATQYEVGAKSSVWQDRISLMLAAYNIDYTNILAAAPTDDNPNHQVAIDGTRSKGIEATVQGSIQNFSVIAGYAYNDHVLTADNTLGTKGSRFQNAPKHLANLWLKYNVPSGMAKGLGVGLGGRYMSDQLGFQSNPKFIIPSSKVYDAMINYDRNNWGLQLNFYNISNERYFIGGNSRTVTASLGNPFNFRIGMNYTIR; from the coding sequence ATGTCTAACTCTACTTTATCTATACTTTTCGCTATCCTGATCTATGCAGGTAGTCACCCCGGCGTTGTACACGCACAATCCGCAGACACTGTCCGAAGACTCGAAGAAGTCGTTATTAATACAGAACACAAAAAATATAAAACAGATACTGTCAGCACCATCACCCGCACACAGACACCTCTGTTGCAGACGCCCCAGTCTATTCAGGTAATCAGCCAGCAAACAATTCTCGATCTGCAGGCATCGACCCTCAATGAACTTTCTTCTGTCATGACAGGAGTCAAGGCCAATAGCGGAATGGGCTCTTTCAGTATGCGCGGATTTACTGGCTATTATCCTTTCGGATCGGGTTTTATTACGTTTAACGGTGTCCGCGGCAACCTCTATCTATGGAGTCAGCAACCCTTGTTGTATAATGTACAGCAGGTAGAAGTGCTGCGCGGACCTGCAGCAGTCTTGTTTAGTGAAGGCGCACCGGGAGGTGTCATCAACTTTACGACTAAAAAACCATTGTCAGCAAAGCAGTTACAGCTGACAGCTTCATATGGCAGCTGGAATTCCAAACGATTCTCTGCAGATATGACCGGGCCACTGAGCAAAGACCGTAAATGGCTATACAGAGCAATAGCGGGATATGATCAGGGAAATAGCTTCCGCGATTATCAGGATGTGCGCAATCTGTTACTGGCCCCTTCGCTTACCTATCTCATTAATGATAAAAGCAAACTGGATCTGGAAGTCAATTATGCTTACGCTAAAGCTGTACAGCAATATGACAGAGGCACTTATGTATACACCAGGCCGGACGGCAGTTTTGACTTTAATTATTATCCGGACAATCTGACGATACAAAGCCCAAGTGATTATGGCAAAACGCATAACACATCCGTTACGCTGACCTACGAAAACAAATTATCCAAAGATCTCAGATTATCAGTTATACAGCGTTATATCCGAAGCAAATTTGATTATACAGATCACATTGTAAGCGGGATCATCCGCAATGATTCCATCAGCAGAGGATATCAGGACTGGCTATACGATCAATACAACTGGCAGACTACTGGTTTTCTGGAATACAAAATCAAAACAGGTGCCCTGGAGCATCAGGTATTAGGCGGTGTAGATTATAACAATTACGGCTGGTACAAGAATGATTACAGAAATTCAGCGGCGACACGTATCAGTATTTTTAATCCGGATTATAGTCTCGATCCTCCCGCAGCCAATCCCGAAAAAGATTATTATGATGACAACAAACAGCGTATCAGCTTAATTGGCTCCTATATACAGGATCAGATCAGTTATAAAAATTTAACGCTCTTACTGTCTATGCGATATGATTCTTATGACTTAGTCCGAACTCCCCTTTCGGCACGTGACAGTGAGCAGGGAAATCAATCTAAGACCGATGCATGGATACCCCGGGTAGGTCTGGTCTATGCTATACAAAAAAACCTTACTGTCTACGGAAGTTATACCAAATCCTTCACTCCTCAGAACTCTAATAGTGTCAAAAACGGAGGTCCATTTCCGCCGCGTATTGCTACACAATATGAAGTCGGAGCTAAAAGCTCAGTCTGGCAGGATCGCATCTCTCTGATGTTAGCTGCTTACAACATAGACTATACGAATATTCTGGCTGCAGCGCCAACGGATGATAACCCTAATCATCAGGTTGCTATCGATGGAACACGGAGTAAAGGAATAGAAGCTACAGTACAGGGAAGTATACAGAATTTCAGTGTTATTGCCGGATACGCATACAACGATCATGTGCTTACGGCAGACAATACACTCGGAACAAAAGGAAGTCGTTTTCAGAATGCACCAAAGCATCTGGCTAATCTGTGGTTAAAGTATAATGTACCATCAGGCATGGCGAAAGGCCTGGGAGTCGGTCTAGGTGGCCGCTATATGAGTGATCAGCTGGGATTCCAGTCTAATCCCAAATTTATAATCCCTTCATCTAAGGTGTATGATGCGATGATCAATTATGACAGAAACAACTGGGGGCTACAGCTCAACTTTTACAATATCAGCAATGAACGGTATTTTATAGGCGGAAACTCGAGAACTGTAACCGCTTCCCTTGGAAATCCGTTTAATTTCAGAATCGGCATGAACTATACCATTAGATAA
- a CDS encoding PepSY-associated TM helix domain-containing protein — MASSTKIWRQLFRLHSLAGLITGIFLLLLGISGSALVFMEEIDAMLNRDILRVEKKEQTLPLNKLYAIATSQYPNLGGIGWTNPEADPDEASNFRLYLNDGKVYTYDLAILTINPYTGALIRSGRYDDLHSGIMQWLFQFHFSFHLGMPGALLTAILGITMLVSCITGLIVYRKQLWKVITFRVRIDWKKRRRLTSDLHRIIGVWALLFNLIIFFTGFWMNLFAFQPESWKKKMIENPVHNSGLLPMDDLLQVAKHAMPQLAIEHIYMPAQEGQLFRVSGSLPGDSKLFGNSSIAINPLTGGIERKTIQQELSFSKKLEAAIQPLHVGSYGGYPIKFLYILIGLTPGILSVTGYLLYLKRTKGKVKKEAVAVPEQTKRRCH; from the coding sequence ATGGCATCTTCCACTAAAATATGGAGACAGTTGTTCCGGTTACATAGCCTTGCCGGATTGATTACAGGAATCTTTTTGCTCCTGTTGGGTATCAGCGGATCTGCTTTGGTATTTATGGAGGAAATAGATGCCATGCTCAACAGGGATATCCTGCGTGTAGAAAAAAAGGAACAAACACTTCCCTTGAATAAGTTGTATGCTATTGCTACATCACAATATCCGAATCTGGGCGGAATTGGTTGGACCAATCCTGAAGCCGATCCGGATGAAGCGTCCAACTTCAGGTTATATCTTAATGATGGAAAAGTATACACCTATGATCTGGCTATTCTGACAATCAATCCTTATACGGGTGCACTGATCAGATCAGGCCGGTACGACGATCTTCATTCCGGCATCATGCAATGGCTGTTTCAGTTTCACTTTTCCTTTCATCTGGGTATGCCAGGCGCACTGCTCACTGCCATTCTGGGCATCACCATGCTTGTTTCCTGCATCACAGGACTGATTGTATACCGGAAACAGCTCTGGAAAGTGATTACATTCCGGGTACGGATCGACTGGAAAAAGCGCAGGCGGCTTACTTCAGATCTGCACCGTATTATTGGTGTATGGGCATTGCTGTTTAATCTTATTATTTTCTTTACCGGATTCTGGATGAATCTGTTTGCCTTTCAACCCGAAAGCTGGAAGAAAAAGATGATAGAAAATCCTGTACATAACAGTGGATTATTGCCTATGGATGATTTGCTACAGGTTGCGAAACATGCCATGCCTCAATTAGCAATAGAACATATCTATATGCCTGCACAGGAAGGGCAATTATTCAGAGTCAGCGGTTCACTCCCCGGAGACAGCAAATTATTTGGGAACAGTTCCATAGCAATCAATCCGTTGACAGGCGGCATTGAAAGAAAGACTATACAACAGGAATTATCTTTTTCAAAAAAACTGGAGGCCGCTATACAACCTTTACATGTCGGATCATATGGCGGTTATCCTATCAAATTTTTATATATTCTCATCGGATTGACTCCGGGAATATTATCAGTCACCGGATACCTACTCTATCTCAAACGAACAAAAGGAAAGGTGAAAAAAGAAGCTGTAGCTGTACCTGAGCAAACAAAAAGGCGCTGTCATTAG